CGAAAGTGGGTAAGTTGTGGCAAAGAATAAATTTAATAAAAGTTGGTTGCAGGATCATCTAACCGACCCCTATGTGAAGATGGCTCAAAAAGAGGGCTATCGCGCTAGAGCGGTGTATAAGCTCAGCGAAATTGACGAGCAAGATCAACTCATTAAAGCCGGTATGACCATAGTGGACTTGGGTAGCGCTCCAGGTAGTTGGTCTCAATACGCGCGCAACCGATTAACTGAGTTGGGCAAAAGCAATCCTCAGATTGAATCTGGTAAACCAGATGGGCAAATTATTGCCATTGATATCTTGCCAATGGAAGACATTGCTGATGTGAGTTTTATTCAAGGTGACTTTAGGGAAGATGAGGGGCTTGCAGCACTGGAGGCCTTATTACCTAAAAATGCTGAAGGCAAGGTTGATCTAGTGCTCTCGGATATGGCTCCCAATCTATCTGGAGTTGGAGTGGCTGATGCTGCCCGTATGGCCTTTTTAGCTGAGATTGCGCTTGATTTTGCAGTTTCTCACCTCAAACCGGAAGGCGCATTGCTGATTAAGTGTTTTAACGGCAGTGGCTACAGCCAGATCGTGGAATCCTTTAAAAAGGTCTTCAAAACAGTCGCCTCCAGAAAGCCTAAAGCTTCTCGGGCAAGGTCTTCTGAGATCTTTCTTCTGGGTAGAAACCTCAAGCCACCTAAATAAGCTCATTAATTAACTCAAATCAGACCCAATAACCCCCTGAAATACATGGGTTTATCAAATAAATATGCCATTAGCCCTTGAAAAAGGCTGGTAGTAGAATCAAATACTTAGATAGCGATTCGCTTTAACTCCTGGATCAATCCAGAAAAGGACTCAATTTTGAACAGCAATATGTTCCAAAAAATCGGTGTTTGGCTCATTGTGGGCTTGGTGCTCTTCACTGTTTTTAAACAGTTTGATAAGCCTAAGGACCAGAACCAGGTCACGTATTCCCAATTCATGGATGACGCCAAGGCTGGCAAAGTAAAGCGCGTTGATGTTCAAGGCCGCACATTGCAGGTGACGCCTGCTGACGGCAATAAGTATTCCATCATCTCTCCAGGCGATATCTGGATGGTTGGTGACTTAATGAAGTATGGCGTACAAGTTACCGGTAAAGCAGAAGATGAACCCAATATGTTGGTTTCTGCTTTGTACTACCTTGGGCCGACTTTATTAATTATTGGTTTCTGGTTCTTCATGATGCGTCAGATGCAAGGTGGCGGCAAAGGCGGCGCATTCTCCTTTGGCAAATCCAAAGCGCGCTTA
Above is a genomic segment from Polynucleobacter wuianus containing:
- a CDS encoding RlmE family RNA methyltransferase; this encodes MAKNKFNKSWLQDHLTDPYVKMAQKEGYRARAVYKLSEIDEQDQLIKAGMTIVDLGSAPGSWSQYARNRLTELGKSNPQIESGKPDGQIIAIDILPMEDIADVSFIQGDFREDEGLAALEALLPKNAEGKVDLVLSDMAPNLSGVGVADAARMAFLAEIALDFAVSHLKPEGALLIKCFNGSGYSQIVESFKKVFKTVASRKPKASRARSSEIFLLGRNLKPPK